One Mycteria americana isolate JAX WOST 10 ecotype Jacksonville Zoo and Gardens unplaced genomic scaffold, USCA_MyAme_1.0 Scaffold_39, whole genome shotgun sequence genomic window carries:
- the LOC142403617 gene encoding LOW QUALITY PROTEIN: olfactory receptor 9G19-like (The sequence of the model RefSeq protein was modified relative to this genomic sequence to represent the inferred CDS: substituted 1 base at 1 genomic stop codon) translates to MEKEEWDNRTSPVEFLLLALRNVPKLQMPLFLLSLIIYMGTMFVNILIVVLLVPDQHLHTPMSVFLGNFSSVQMCCTSRILPRLLASFLSRDRALSAQGCMTQLFFFGSFAGTECYLLATTSSDGYLAICQPLLYASLMNWKLCLQLVAGSWLAGLLMSTIVTRLFFKSQCCGPNASDHFFCDFAPLLELACSDSTVLRLVTFIICFLDVVFPFVFTLASYICIIAAILRIPATTGRQKAFSTCSYHLILVTRFYGTLIVVXMIPRTASLRQLKKVLSFFYTILTLMVNPLLYRLRNREVKGALGNALRKTVACIESSY, encoded by the coding sequence atggagaaagaggaatgggaCAACCGGACATCACCAGTGGAGTTCCTCCTGCTGGCACTGCGTAATGTCCCCAAGCTTCAgatgcctctctttctcctctctctcatcaTCTACATGGGGACCATGTTTGTTAACATCCTCATTGTTGTGCTGCTGGTGCCAGATCAGCACCTTCACACTCCCATGTCAGTCTTCCTGGGGAATTTCTCCAGTGTGCAAATGTGCTGTACCTCCAGAatcctgcccaggctgctggccagcttcCTAAGCAGGGACAGAGCCCTTTCTGCTCAAGGCTGCATGACACAACTCTTTTTCTTTGGTAGTTTTGCAGGTACTGAGTGTTATCTGCTGGCCACCACGTCCTCTGATGGGTACTTGGCCATATGTCAACCCCTGCTCTACGCAAGCCTCATGAACTGGaagctctgtctccagctggtggctggctctTGGCTAGCAGGATTACTGATGTCTACCATAGTCACCAGGCTATTTTTCAAGTCACAGTGCTGTGGTCCCAATGCAAgtgatcatttcttctgtgattttgccccATTGCTAGAGCTTGCCTGCAGTGACAGCACCGTGCTGAGACTGGTTACTTTCATCATCTGCTTTCTGGATGTAGTCTTCCCATTTGTATTCACATTGGCATCCTATATCTGCATCATAGCTGCGATCCTGAGGATCCCAGCCACCACGGGGAGgcagaaggccttctccacctgctcctaTCACCTCATCCTGGTGACTCGTTTCTATGGTACCCTCATTGTTGTCTAGATGATTCCCAGAACAGCCTCACTGAGGCAGCTCAAGAAAGTGCTCTCCTTTTTCTACACCATCCTCACACTCATGGTCAATCCACTCCTCTACAGGCTGCGGAACAGGGAAGTCAAGGGGGCTCTTGGAAATGCACTCAgaaaaactgtggcctgcatcGAGAGCTCATACTAG